From Polaribacter butkevichii, a single genomic window includes:
- a CDS encoding PEP/pyruvate-binding domain-containing protein produces the protein MKENIIDNLKSYAFKEVTFDKLMKKRINQVLIVCSNYDFYMLEEDGRIEERIFNEYTSLNLRYPPNFVHANSAKRAIKIMDSHKIDIVITWLDIGHYKAFETSKIIKETFPNVPIAALSHHSSELRSKLKKGNTGIIDFVFHWNGNADIFLAIIKLTEDRMNAEVDINGVGVKAILLVEDSLKFYSRYIPLIYKVILKQTQQIMSEGLNEQRKMLLMRGRPKILLATTYEEGMHLFDTYKENLLGVISDVNYFKDGVRNEDAGFLFLDYVRNYKRYFPFLIQSSDANNKKRTLELKGKFLYKHSETLGVDIKNYIVKYFAFGDFEFWDPIQMKVLAKAKDLNEFQKAIKIVTEDCLMYHATRSEFSKWLKSRALFPLADLLSTIEYDDFENSNQIRAFLNNAIKLYRIYRSRGVIVKFNKLKYDEFVGFARIGEGALGGKGRGLAFIDSFLKRNNLYNKYENVSISIPRTVVISTEVFDQFIDTHKLIEFVAECSDDDKILNKFISKDLPEWALEDIKAFLKTTKCPIAIRSSSILEDSNFQPFAGVFSTYMIPDSDIDKKVEMVSNAIKSVMASSFFENSKTYLKALSHTIEEDKMAVILQEVTGKQYQDVYYPNISGVARSINFYPIGEEKPNEGIANIALGLGELIVGGGKSLRFSPYHPKKVLQLSSPGSTQRDTQQYFYGLDVDPESYQTSTCEAINKKKVTIRKAENHGSLKFVASTYDLQNNRIRPGVMHDGIRVITFDNILKYNTFPLPEILQELLRVGQREMRNPIEIEFAVKLDVPSGKPKEFSFLQIRPIVESVEAVCKLPENLNVLDTIIYSESALGNGKYENICDVVYVKPHTFNSANTRDIAKAVEAINKKFVAANKPYILVGPGRWGSSDSWLGIPVLWSQISAAKIIVESGLNDFRIDPSQGTHFFQNLTSFKVGYLTINSFIQDGFFDVDYLNEQEAVFEDSYLRHISFKNPLTVIVDGTNNKAAIFKAGISLKDIYPNEEKTDEELPPEGFM, from the coding sequence ATGAAAGAAAATATAATAGACAACTTAAAATCTTACGCATTTAAAGAAGTTACTTTCGATAAGTTAATGAAAAAAAGAATTAACCAAGTGTTAATAGTTTGTTCTAACTATGATTTTTACATGCTCGAAGAAGATGGTAGAATTGAAGAGCGAATTTTTAATGAATATACTTCGTTAAACTTAAGATATCCACCAAATTTTGTGCACGCAAATTCTGCAAAAAGAGCCATTAAAATAATGGATTCTCATAAAATAGATATCGTTATTACTTGGTTAGATATTGGTCATTATAAAGCATTTGAAACATCAAAAATAATTAAAGAGACGTTTCCTAATGTACCCATTGCGGCATTAAGTCATCATTCATCAGAATTAAGAAGCAAGTTAAAAAAAGGAAACACAGGTATTATAGATTTTGTTTTTCATTGGAATGGCAATGCAGATATATTTTTGGCCATTATAAAGTTAACGGAAGATAGAATGAATGCAGAAGTTGATATTAATGGTGTTGGTGTAAAAGCCATTTTATTAGTAGAAGATTCCCTTAAATTTTATTCAAGATATATTCCACTTATTTATAAAGTGATCCTTAAACAAACCCAACAAATAATGTCTGAAGGGTTAAATGAGCAACGAAAAATGTTGTTAATGAGAGGAAGACCAAAAATTTTATTGGCAACAACTTATGAAGAAGGAATGCATTTATTTGATACCTACAAAGAAAACTTATTAGGTGTAATATCTGATGTTAATTATTTTAAAGATGGTGTGCGAAATGAAGATGCAGGATTTTTATTTTTAGATTATGTAAGAAATTACAAGCGTTATTTTCCTTTTTTAATTCAATCTTCGGATGCAAATAATAAAAAACGAACTTTAGAATTGAAAGGGAAATTTTTATATAAGCATTCAGAAACATTAGGGGTAGATATCAAAAATTATATTGTAAAATATTTTGCATTTGGAGACTTCGAATTTTGGGATCCCATACAAATGAAAGTCTTAGCTAAAGCCAAAGATTTAAATGAATTTCAAAAAGCAATAAAAATTGTTACAGAAGATTGTTTGATGTATCATGCCACAAGAAGCGAGTTTTCTAAATGGTTAAAATCTAGAGCACTTTTTCCTTTGGCAGATTTATTAAGCACTATAGAATATGATGATTTTGAAAACAGCAATCAAATAAGAGCGTTTTTAAATAACGCAATTAAATTATATAGAATTTATAGGTCTAGAGGAGTAATTGTAAAATTTAACAAACTTAAATATGATGAATTTGTTGGCTTTGCAAGAATAGGAGAAGGAGCTTTAGGAGGAAAAGGAAGAGGTTTGGCATTTATAGACTCTTTTTTAAAGCGAAATAATTTATATAATAAATATGAAAACGTAAGCATATCAATACCAAGAACCGTTGTAATAAGTACCGAAGTTTTTGATCAATTTATTGATACTCATAAGCTAATTGAATTTGTTGCAGAATGTTCTGATGATGATAAAATACTAAATAAATTTATTTCAAAAGATTTACCAGAATGGGCTTTAGAAGATATTAAAGCATTTTTAAAAACAACCAAATGCCCAATTGCCATTAGATCTTCTAGTATTTTAGAAGACTCTAATTTTCAGCCTTTTGCAGGTGTTTTTTCAACCTATATGATTCCGGATTCTGATATTGATAAAAAAGTTGAAATGGTTTCTAATGCCATAAAATCGGTTATGGCTTCTTCTTTTTTCGAAAACAGTAAAACCTATTTAAAAGCATTATCACACACCATAGAAGAAGATAAAATGGCGGTAATTTTACAAGAGGTTACCGGTAAACAATACCAAGACGTGTATTATCCAAATATATCGGGAGTGGCACGTTCTATTAATTTTTATCCGATTGGAGAAGAAAAACCAAACGAAGGAATTGCTAATATTGCTTTAGGTTTAGGAGAATTGATTGTAGGAGGAGGAAAATCTTTACGTTTTTCACCTTATCATCCCAAAAAAGTACTACAATTATCCTCTCCGGGTTCTACACAAAGAGATACACAACAATATTTTTATGGTTTAGATGTAGACCCAGAAAGTTATCAAACATCTACTTGTGAAGCCATTAATAAAAAGAAAGTAACGATTAGAAAAGCAGAAAATCATGGTTCTTTAAAATTTGTTGCATCTACCTACGATCTACAAAATAATAGAATTAGACCTGGCGTAATGCATGATGGAATTCGGGTAATTACCTTTGATAATATTTTAAAATACAACACTTTTCCTTTGCCAGAAATTTTACAAGAATTATTAAGAGTTGGGCAAAGAGAAATGAGAAATCCTATAGAAATAGAGTTTGCAGTAAAGCTAGATGTGCCTTCAGGAAAACCCAAAGAATTTAGTTTTTTACAAATTAGACCTATTGTAGAAAGTGTAGAAGCAGTGTGTAAATTGCCCGAAAATTTAAATGTTTTAGATACTATTATTTATTCTGAATCTGCCTTAGGAAATGGAAAATATGAAAACATTTGCGATGTTGTTTATGTAAAACCTCACACGTTTAATTCTGCCAATACAAGAGATATTGCAAAAGCAGTAGAAGCCATTAATAAAAAATTTGTAGCCGCAAATAAACCCTATATTTTGGTGGGGCCTGGTCGTTGGGGTTCTAGTGATTCTTGGTTAGGGATTCCGGTACTTTGGTCTCAAATTTCTGCAGCAAAAATAATTGTAGAATCTGGTTTAAATGATTTTAGAATAGACCCGAGTCAGGGAACTCATTTTTTTCAGAATTTAACCTCCTTTAAAGTGGGGTATTTAACCATAAACTCGTTTATACAAGATGGTTTTTTTGATGTAGATTATTTAAATGAACAAGAAGCTGTCTTTGAAGATTCTTATTTAAGACATATTTCTTTTAAAAACCCGCTTACCGTTATTGTTGATGGAACCAATAATAAGGCAGCAATTTTTAAAGCAGGTATTTCTTTAAAAGATATTTATCCTAATGAAGAAAAAACCGATGAAGAGTTGCCTCCTGAGGGATTTATGTAA
- the gdhA gene encoding NADP-specific glutamate dehydrogenase, with protein MNSKINAFVDYVKERNPNEPEFLQAVYEVAETVIPFIEENSKYQNKKLLERMVEPERTLMFRIPWVDDNGETQINRGYRVEFNSAIGPYKGGLRFHPSVNLSILKFLGFEQVFKNSLTTLPMGGGKGGSDFNPKGKSDREVMAFCQAFMSELFRHIGANTDIPAGDIGVGGREIGFMFGQYKKLRNEFVGVLTGKGSSWGGSLIRPEATGYGNVYFAQNMLKRKGDSLNGKKIVISGSGNVAQYAAEKAIELGATVLTLSDSSGYILDEEGLNTEKLKHVMFIKNEKRGRISEYVTKYPKAKFVAGARPWGTKCDIALPCATQNELNGDEAKQLIKNGCICVSEGANMPSTPEAIHEFQNAKILFSPGKASNAGGVATSGLEMSQNSLRYNWTREEVDVKLHQIMNDIHNSCVQYGENEDGTIDYVKGANIAGFVKVANAMLDQGVV; from the coding sequence ATGAATTCTAAAATAAATGCCTTTGTGGATTATGTTAAAGAACGTAATCCAAACGAACCAGAATTTTTACAAGCAGTATACGAAGTTGCAGAAACTGTAATTCCGTTTATAGAGGAGAATTCTAAGTATCAAAATAAAAAATTATTAGAAAGAATGGTAGAGCCAGAAAGAACGTTAATGTTCCGCATACCATGGGTTGATGATAATGGAGAAACACAAATTAATAGAGGATATAGAGTAGAATTTAATTCTGCAATTGGTCCTTATAAAGGTGGGTTGCGTTTTCATCCTTCAGTTAACTTATCTATTTTAAAATTTTTAGGTTTTGAGCAAGTTTTTAAAAACTCGTTAACAACTTTACCTATGGGTGGAGGAAAAGGAGGATCTGATTTTAATCCGAAAGGAAAATCAGACAGAGAAGTAATGGCATTTTGTCAAGCTTTTATGTCAGAATTATTCCGTCATATTGGTGCAAATACAGATATACCTGCAGGAGATATTGGTGTTGGAGGAAGAGAAATTGGTTTTATGTTTGGTCAATATAAAAAATTACGCAACGAGTTTGTGGGTGTTTTAACAGGTAAAGGTTCTAGTTGGGGAGGTTCTTTAATTAGACCAGAAGCAACAGGTTACGGAAACGTATATTTTGCACAAAACATGTTAAAAAGAAAAGGAGATTCTTTAAACGGAAAAAAAATAGTTATTTCTGGTTCTGGTAATGTTGCACAATATGCTGCAGAAAAAGCAATAGAATTAGGGGCTACAGTTTTAACGTTATCTGATTCTTCTGGATATATTTTAGATGAAGAGGGTTTAAATACAGAAAAACTAAAACACGTTATGTTTATTAAAAACGAAAAACGTGGAAGAATTAGTGAATATGTAACGAAATATCCGAAGGCAAAATTTGTGGCCGGAGCAAGACCTTGGGGTACAAAATGTGATATTGCTTTGCCATGTGCAACGCAAAATGAGTTAAATGGAGACGAAGCCAAACAACTAATTAAAAATGGTTGTATATGTGTTTCTGAAGGTGCAAATATGCCTTCTACACCAGAAGCAATTCATGAATTTCAAAACGCAAAAATTTTATTTTCTCCAGGGAAAGCATCTAATGCAGGTGGCGTTGCTACCTCTGGTTTAGAAATGAGTCAGAATTCTTTACGTTATAACTGGACTAGAGAAGAAGTTGATGTGAAATTGCATCAAATTATGAACGATATTCATAATTCTTGCGTACAATACGGAGAAAATGAAGACGGAACAATAGATTACGTAAAAGGAGCAAATATTGCAGGTTTTGTAAAAGTAGCAAACGCAATGTTAGACCAAGGTGTTGTTTAA